A stretch of Amycolatopsis balhimycina FH 1894 DNA encodes these proteins:
- the zapE gene encoding cell division protein ZapE → MPAHLTDRRPELSADELIGALVPPPRFDAVRFETYLPNPDEPSQAAAVGAGSAFAAKVGARREKKRFKLFGGSPEPSGPMGLYLDGGFGVGKTHLLASAWHAAPSPKAYGTFVELTHLVGALGFAEAVRRLSDHRILAIDEFELDDPGDTTLVTRLLQELMDAGVYIAATSNTLPEKLGEGRFAAEDFLREIQSLSARFGVVRVDGPDYRHRGLPDAPPPVSPAELESSASAHDGSTVDDFDALCAHLGQLHPSRYGRLLDGVTRVHLRGIHPAPDQNVALRLVAFADRLYDRAIPVVVSGEPLPSLFTEEMVEGGYRKKYLRAVSRLTALARDAAA, encoded by the coding sequence ATGCCCGCGCACCTGACCGACCGCCGTCCCGAGCTGTCCGCCGACGAGCTGATCGGTGCGCTGGTGCCGCCGCCGCGCTTCGACGCCGTGCGGTTCGAGACGTACCTCCCGAACCCGGACGAGCCGAGCCAGGCCGCCGCGGTCGGGGCCGGCTCGGCGTTCGCGGCGAAGGTCGGTGCGCGCCGGGAGAAGAAGCGCTTCAAGCTCTTCGGCGGTTCGCCCGAGCCGTCCGGGCCGATGGGGCTCTACCTCGACGGCGGGTTCGGCGTCGGCAAGACCCACCTGCTCGCCTCGGCGTGGCACGCGGCGCCGTCGCCCAAGGCGTACGGCACGTTCGTCGAGCTGACCCACCTGGTCGGCGCGCTGGGCTTCGCCGAAGCCGTGCGGCGGCTGTCGGACCACCGGATCCTGGCCATCGACGAGTTCGAGCTGGACGACCCGGGCGACACCACGCTGGTCACGCGGCTGCTGCAGGAGCTGATGGACGCCGGGGTGTACATCGCGGCGACGTCGAACACCCTGCCGGAGAAGCTGGGCGAGGGCCGGTTCGCCGCCGAGGACTTCCTGCGCGAGATCCAGTCGCTGTCGGCCCGGTTCGGCGTCGTCCGCGTCGACGGGCCGGACTACCGCCACCGCGGCCTGCCGGACGCGCCGCCGCCGGTTTCCCCCGCGGAGCTGGAGTCGTCCGCCTCCGCGCACGACGGGTCCACAGTGGACGACTTCGACGCGTTGTGCGCGCACCTCGGCCAGTTGCACCCGTCGCGCTACGGCCGGCTCCTGGACGGCGTCACCCGGGTGCACCTGCGTGGCATCCACCCGGCCCCGGACCAGAACGTGGCCCTGCGGCTGGTCGCCTTCGCCGACCGGCTCTACGACCGGGCCATCCCGGTGGTGGTCTCGGGCGAGCCGCTGCCGTCGCTGTTCACCGAGGAGATGGTCGAGGGCGGCTACCGCAAGAAGTACCTGCGCGCGGTCAGCCGCTTGACGGCACTGGCTCGCGACGCGGCCGCATGA
- a CDS encoding FAD-dependent oxidoreductase, whose protein sequence is MRVTVVGAGIVGLSSAYRLAEAGHDVTVVAAAPPEESTSAIAGGVVYPPIRRPDERIVRWTAASLTVLRGQDAPGVRFRRGRVLLAAGDPDPQWLTAVDDATRDGDRVEFTTAVVDTPVYLAWLLERVGALGVRAEYRPVTSLSAFDADVVVNAAGLGAGLLAGDDAMVPVGGQVVHLADPGLTEFAVDQAGPGVTYVIPHGTHVVCGGTEEPGRGDTDPNPAVTADILRRCRELEPRLARAAVLRSLVGLRPHRREVRLERVGDVVHCYGHGGAGITLAWGCAADVAALVTAG, encoded by the coding sequence ATGCGGGTCACAGTCGTCGGGGCCGGGATCGTCGGGCTGAGCAGCGCGTACCGGCTGGCCGAAGCGGGGCACGACGTCACGGTCGTGGCGGCCGCCCCGCCGGAGGAGTCGACGTCGGCGATCGCCGGCGGGGTGGTGTACCCGCCCATTCGCCGGCCGGACGAACGGATCGTGCGGTGGACCGCGGCCAGTCTCACCGTGCTGCGCGGGCAGGACGCGCCCGGCGTGCGGTTCCGCCGCGGCCGGGTTCTGCTCGCCGCGGGGGACCCGGATCCGCAGTGGCTCACGGCGGTGGACGACGCGACCCGCGACGGCGACCGCGTCGAGTTCACGACGGCCGTGGTCGACACGCCGGTGTACCTGGCCTGGCTCCTCGAGCGGGTCGGCGCGCTCGGCGTGCGGGCCGAGTACCGGCCCGTGACGTCGCTGTCCGCGTTCGACGCCGACGTCGTGGTCAACGCGGCGGGCCTCGGCGCGGGTCTCCTGGCGGGCGACGACGCGATGGTCCCGGTCGGCGGCCAGGTCGTGCACCTCGCCGACCCGGGCCTGACGGAGTTCGCGGTCGACCAAGCGGGCCCCGGCGTGACGTACGTCATCCCGCACGGCACCCACGTCGTGTGCGGCGGCACGGAGGAGCCGGGCCGCGGCGACACCGACCCGAACCCGGCGGTGACGGCGGACATCCTGCGCCGCTGCCGCGAGCTGGAGCCGCGGCTGGCCCGGGCGGCCGTGCTGCGGTCGCTCGTGGGCCTGCGCCCGCACCGGCGCGAGGTGCGGCTGGAGCGGGTGGGCGACGTGGTGCACTGCTACGGCCACGGCGGCGCGGGGATCACCCTGGCCTGGGGCTGCGCGGCGGACGTCGCCGCCTTGGTCACAGCTGGATGA
- a CDS encoding phosphatase PAP2 family protein codes for MRTIRVPAVICGLLALLLGLPFAGGTTPGAVDTAAAAAVAHLSPGVLRALVFPTEPYVVLALGLLAVALCLRAGRRKEAVLALVVPVLAILLTSWLLKPLYDRWKNGTLVYPSGHTVSLVAVLTVLVLVTRRVLVAVLSAVALLAATAGLVGMGYHYLTDVAGGTLFAAAVVLLTWPSPRREPADPAQGEHSFTTPGS; via the coding sequence GTGAGGACGATCCGGGTGCCGGCCGTGATCTGCGGCCTGCTCGCGCTGCTGCTGGGCCTGCCGTTCGCCGGCGGGACGACGCCCGGCGCGGTCGACACCGCCGCCGCGGCGGCGGTGGCGCACCTGAGCCCCGGCGTGCTGCGGGCGCTGGTGTTCCCGACCGAGCCGTACGTGGTGCTGGCGCTGGGCCTGCTGGCCGTCGCCCTGTGCCTGCGCGCCGGACGGCGGAAGGAGGCCGTCCTCGCGCTGGTCGTGCCGGTCCTGGCGATCCTGCTGACGAGCTGGCTGCTCAAACCGCTCTACGACCGGTGGAAGAACGGCACGCTGGTCTACCCCAGCGGCCACACGGTGAGCCTGGTGGCGGTCCTGACGGTGCTCGTCCTGGTCACGCGCCGGGTGCTCGTGGCGGTGCTGTCGGCGGTGGCTCTGCTCGCTGCCACGGCCGGGCTGGTCGGGATGGGCTACCACTACCTGACCGACGTCGCGGGCGGAACGCTCTTCGCGGCCGCCGTCGTCCTGCTCACGTGGCCGTCACCGCGTCGCGAGCCGGCTGATCCCGCGCAGGGTGAACACAGCTTCACCACACCGGGGAGTTGA
- a CDS encoding helix-turn-helix domain-containing protein, which translates to MKPPTNPLSEQLRLLRKQANLSGAEAARRAGLSPAKISRVETGTFMPTPQQVDKLCRVYKAPDEVRRQLVELIEDLREATYSARVTLQRGGWQMQQRIGRIEAVSTLLRSFSPDTVIGLVQSEPYIRAILSGFLTGDDLESTVQARLDRQAVLDSSREFRLIMTEGTLRWNVGGAGVMAGQLARLTTLLHRDNVRLGVIPWTTETGMPGAHAFHLYDSRAAIVGTINATAIMTDSRDVAEYVSWFERLEATASFGDQAAAVIERIAADYRSLT; encoded by the coding sequence ATGAAGCCGCCTACGAACCCACTCTCGGAACAGCTTCGCCTGCTGCGGAAGCAGGCGAACCTGTCGGGAGCGGAAGCGGCCAGGCGTGCGGGTCTTTCCCCGGCCAAGATCAGCCGGGTCGAGACCGGAACGTTCATGCCCACCCCACAGCAGGTCGACAAGCTCTGCCGGGTCTACAAGGCACCGGATGAGGTTCGGCGGCAGCTGGTCGAGCTGATCGAGGACCTCCGCGAGGCGACCTACTCCGCGCGCGTGACGCTTCAACGCGGCGGATGGCAGATGCAGCAGCGCATCGGCCGGATCGAGGCCGTGTCTACGCTGCTCAGAAGCTTTTCGCCGGACACCGTCATCGGGCTCGTTCAGTCCGAACCGTACATCCGGGCCATCCTCAGCGGCTTCTTGACCGGAGACGATCTGGAGAGCACGGTGCAGGCGCGCTTGGACCGGCAAGCGGTCCTCGACTCCAGCCGCGAGTTCCGGCTGATCATGACCGAGGGCACACTACGGTGGAATGTCGGCGGCGCCGGCGTCATGGCCGGCCAGCTCGCTCGGCTGACCACGCTTCTCCACCGGGACAACGTCCGTCTCGGCGTCATCCCGTGGACGACCGAGACCGGCATGCCCGGCGCGCACGCCTTTCACCTCTACGATTCCCGAGCCGCGATCGTCGGCACCATCAACGCCACCGCGATCATGACCGACAGCCGGGATGTCGCCGAGTACGTGTCTTGGTTCGAACGCCTTGAGGCGACAGCTTCCTTCGGCGATCAAGCTGCGGCCGTCATCGAGCGGATTGCCGCGGACTACCGCAGTCTCACCTGA
- a CDS encoding pyrimidine reductase family protein — protein MRSVWPLATGELTGADLEEIYAYPAHLDRPWVQVNFVASADGAVEVAATSAALSHAADRAVFLLGRDLADVVLVGAGTARAENYRGVVAGAKRLERRRRLGFAGVPPIAVVTRTADLDPGSRLFTETAVPPIVVTTDIADTRTLEAAGAEILRAGHDDVDLPRTLDLLAARGLRRIDCEGGPGLFAQLIAADLVDQLCLTVAPLLVAGQAGRIAAGFGAVPRRLALASILVEDGFTLLRYRRGAG, from the coding sequence GTGCGGAGTGTGTGGCCCCTGGCGACGGGCGAACTGACGGGTGCGGACCTCGAGGAGATCTACGCCTATCCGGCGCACCTGGACCGGCCCTGGGTGCAGGTGAACTTCGTCGCGTCCGCCGACGGCGCCGTCGAGGTCGCCGCGACGTCGGCGGCGCTGTCGCACGCCGCCGACCGGGCGGTCTTCCTCCTCGGCCGCGACCTCGCCGACGTCGTCTTGGTCGGCGCCGGGACCGCCCGCGCCGAGAACTACCGCGGGGTCGTCGCGGGCGCGAAGCGGCTGGAGCGCCGACGCCGTCTCGGGTTCGCAGGAGTCCCGCCGATCGCCGTCGTGACGCGCACCGCGGATCTGGACCCCGGCTCCCGGCTGTTCACCGAAACCGCCGTGCCCCCGATCGTGGTGACCACGGACATCGCGGACACGCGCACCCTCGAAGCCGCCGGGGCGGAGATCCTGCGGGCGGGCCACGACGACGTCGACCTGCCCCGCACGCTGGACCTGCTCGCCGCCCGCGGCCTGCGCCGCATCGACTGCGAAGGCGGCCCCGGGCTCTTCGCGCAGCTCATCGCCGCCGACCTCGTCGACCAGCTGTGCCTCACCGTCGCGCCGCTGCTGGTGGCCGGGCAGGCAGGCCGGATCGCCGCCGGGTTCGGCGCTGTGCCGCGCCGGCTCGCCCTGGCGTCGATCCTCGTCGAGGACGGCTTCACGCTCCTGCGCTACCGCCGGGGCGCCGGGTGA
- a CDS encoding ATP-dependent DNA ligase: MPLPLQPPLKPMLAKPAKAIPDSGGLLFEPKWDGFRCIVFRDGDELYLQSRAEKPLNRYFPEAVARLLEVLPPRVVLDGELVVARGGRLDFDALTERIHPAESRITLLSTEQPAEFVAFDVLALGDESLLDEPTSVRRERLVELAGDRFPLTPATTDPDTARHWFELFEGAGLDGVIGKPLDEPYTPGKRVMVKYKHLRTADCVLAGLRWHVDGGPGDLVGSFLLGLHDENGVLHHVGTVGSFPKERRRELAEELAPLITDGEDHPWGGRATGEAQRIPGGITRWRATEHEWVPLRPERVVEVAYENTEGGMPSRFRHNARFVRWRPDREPASCDYSQLDEPARYDLDAVFRGQVVRTR; the protein is encoded by the coding sequence ATGCCCCTACCGCTGCAGCCACCGCTGAAGCCGATGCTCGCCAAGCCCGCGAAGGCCATCCCGGACTCCGGCGGCCTGCTGTTCGAACCGAAGTGGGACGGCTTCCGCTGCATCGTCTTCCGCGACGGCGACGAGCTGTACCTGCAGTCGCGCGCCGAAAAACCGCTCAACCGGTACTTCCCCGAAGCCGTCGCCCGGCTGCTGGAGGTCCTGCCGCCGCGAGTCGTGCTGGACGGCGAACTCGTCGTCGCCCGCGGCGGGCGGCTGGACTTCGACGCGCTCACCGAGCGGATCCACCCCGCCGAAAGCCGGATCACGCTGCTCTCCACCGAACAGCCCGCCGAGTTCGTCGCCTTCGACGTCCTCGCCCTCGGCGACGAGTCCCTGCTCGACGAACCGACGTCCGTGCGCCGCGAACGGCTCGTCGAACTGGCCGGCGACCGGTTCCCGCTCACCCCGGCCACCACCGACCCGGACACCGCGCGGCACTGGTTCGAGCTGTTCGAAGGGGCCGGTCTCGACGGCGTCATCGGCAAGCCGCTGGACGAGCCCTACACGCCCGGCAAACGCGTGATGGTCAAGTACAAGCACCTCCGCACCGCCGACTGCGTGCTCGCCGGGCTGCGCTGGCACGTCGACGGCGGCCCGGGCGACCTCGTCGGGTCCTTCCTGCTCGGCCTGCACGACGAGAACGGCGTGCTGCACCACGTCGGCACCGTCGGGTCGTTCCCCAAGGAGCGCCGCCGCGAGCTGGCCGAAGAGCTCGCGCCGCTGATCACCGACGGCGAGGACCACCCGTGGGGCGGCCGGGCCACCGGCGAGGCCCAGCGGATCCCGGGTGGCATCACCCGCTGGCGCGCCACCGAGCACGAGTGGGTGCCGCTGCGCCCCGAGCGCGTCGTCGAGGTCGCCTACGAGAACACCGAAGGCGGCATGCCGTCGCGGTTCCGGCACAACGCGCGGTTCGTGCGGTGGCGGCCGGACCGCGAGCCCGCGTCGTGCGACTACAGCCAGCTGGACGAGCCCGCCCGCTACGACCTCGACGCCGTTTTCCGCGGCCAGGTGGTCCGGACCCGCTAA
- a CDS encoding RNA polymerase sigma factor produces the protein MSDDADLLERAAGGDDTAFGALVRRHTPRMYRVALRITGCAAEAEDVVQDSWLAAWRALAGFRQEAAVSTWLHRVVTNSALALLRRRRPTISLDSPDPESVSDRLSLAVPGPEGRVVRAEEVDAVLRAIGKLEVSQRVPLVLRELEGLSYEEVAVLLDVNVGALRSRLHRARVALVAELARSRT, from the coding sequence GTGAGCGACGACGCCGACCTGCTCGAACGGGCCGCGGGCGGCGACGACACGGCGTTCGGCGCGCTGGTCCGGCGGCACACGCCCCGGATGTACCGGGTCGCGCTGCGGATCACCGGCTGCGCGGCCGAGGCCGAGGACGTCGTGCAGGACTCGTGGCTCGCGGCGTGGCGTGCCCTCGCCGGCTTCCGGCAGGAGGCCGCCGTGTCGACCTGGCTCCACCGCGTCGTCACCAACAGCGCGCTGGCCCTGCTGCGCCGGCGGCGGCCGACGATCTCGCTGGACTCACCGGATCCCGAGTCCGTTTCGGACAGGCTGTCGCTCGCCGTGCCGGGGCCCGAGGGCCGCGTGGTGCGGGCCGAAGAGGTCGACGCGGTGCTGCGGGCGATCGGCAAACTCGAGGTGTCCCAGCGCGTGCCGCTCGTGCTGCGCGAGCTGGAAGGCCTGAGCTACGAAGAGGTCGCCGTCCTGCTCGACGTGAACGTCGGCGCCTTGCGGTCCCGGCTGCACCGGGCCAGGGTGGCGCTGGTCGCCGAGCTGGCCAGGTCGCGTACGTGA
- a CDS encoding DUF2252 domain-containing protein, with translation MGSGEWVERPLAGTDSVTPAELYEQGKRLREKTPAAAHDHEVAAKDRPAPRQYFEATNAGRLPELAELRRERMRTSPFTFFRGAAGLMGADLAGTPSSGVTAQLCGDAHAANFGLYGTPEGKIVMDINDFDETVPGPWEWDLKRLAASLVLAGREGGIGESGCREAAEDAVKSYRRTIRALAELPFLRSWNALPDSSVLSKARADELIDDFADAAEKARKNDSAKVTAKWTERVDDHVTGLARHRFVEDPPVLTHVDEATAEAVAAGLASYVDTLRESRRTLIARYRIADVAFRVVGTGSVGLRSYVVLLHGNDDEDLVLQVKQAQKPALAPYLDLPAAEHEGRRIVDGARLVQAETDILLGWTTIDGVPFIVRQFRNLKGDINPADLEKDHLDDYGRLAGALLARAHTRSLHPKLLSGYFAEDSELDEAMGAYAVRYADRTEADHAAFSRS, from the coding sequence ATGGGATCAGGGGAATGGGTGGAACGGCCGCTGGCCGGCACGGACAGCGTGACGCCGGCCGAGCTGTACGAGCAGGGCAAGCGGCTGCGGGAGAAGACGCCGGCCGCGGCGCACGACCACGAGGTCGCCGCGAAGGACCGCCCGGCCCCGCGCCAGTACTTCGAGGCCACCAACGCCGGACGGCTGCCGGAGCTGGCCGAGCTGCGGCGGGAACGCATGCGGACCTCGCCGTTCACGTTCTTCCGCGGCGCCGCCGGGCTGATGGGCGCCGACCTCGCCGGCACGCCGTCGTCCGGGGTCACCGCGCAGCTCTGCGGTGACGCGCACGCGGCGAACTTCGGGCTCTACGGCACGCCCGAGGGCAAGATCGTGATGGACATCAACGACTTCGACGAGACCGTGCCGGGTCCGTGGGAGTGGGACCTCAAGCGGCTCGCCGCCAGCCTCGTGCTCGCCGGCCGCGAAGGCGGCATCGGCGAGTCCGGCTGCCGCGAGGCCGCCGAAGACGCCGTGAAGTCCTACCGCCGCACCATCCGCGCGCTGGCCGAGCTGCCGTTCCTGCGCAGCTGGAACGCCCTGCCGGACTCGTCGGTGCTGTCGAAGGCCCGCGCGGACGAGCTGATCGACGACTTCGCCGACGCGGCGGAGAAAGCGCGCAAGAACGACAGCGCGAAGGTCACGGCGAAGTGGACCGAACGCGTCGACGACCACGTGACCGGCCTGGCCCGGCACCGGTTCGTCGAAGACCCGCCGGTGCTCACCCACGTCGACGAGGCGACCGCGGAAGCCGTCGCCGCCGGGCTGGCGTCCTATGTGGACACTCTGCGCGAGTCGCGGCGCACGCTGATCGCCCGGTACCGGATCGCCGACGTCGCCTTCCGCGTGGTCGGCACGGGGAGTGTCGGGCTGCGCAGCTACGTCGTCCTGTTGCACGGCAACGACGACGAAGACCTGGTGCTGCAGGTGAAGCAGGCGCAGAAGCCCGCGCTGGCGCCCTACCTGGACCTCCCCGCGGCGGAGCACGAAGGCCGCCGGATCGTCGACGGCGCCCGGCTGGTGCAGGCCGAGACGGACATCCTGCTCGGCTGGACCACGATCGACGGCGTGCCGTTCATCGTGCGGCAGTTCCGGAACCTCAAGGGCGACATCAACCCCGCGGACCTGGAGAAGGACCACCTCGACGACTACGGCAGGCTGGCCGGGGCGCTGCTCGCCCGCGCCCACACGCGGTCGCTGCACCCGAAGCTCCTCTCCGGCTACTTCGCCGAAGATTCCGAGCTCGACGAGGCGATGGGCGCATATGCCGTGCGCTATGCCGACCGGACGGAGGCCGACCACGCCGCCTTCTCCCGTAGCTGA
- a CDS encoding DUF6879 family protein, with protein sequence MLDIQQLGNYIDEHYTRTLFRLETLPQYLVDSDGEDYRRYVTGLPGPTMSRKQPWLDTLRAERDRGLYQHRVHVWRSPLTDYLRYECEWGYAYNAEAGEEIRVIDTAEQTKPAAVIDEDFWLINDTHVAKMHYDPDGRFLGSTIAEPPEIQQYRAARDAAWAAAVPFVDYWNRHREYWRSTHAM encoded by the coding sequence ATGCTTGATATCCAGCAGCTCGGGAACTACATCGACGAGCACTACACCCGGACATTGTTCCGATTGGAGACGTTGCCGCAGTATCTAGTCGACTCCGACGGCGAAGACTACCGACGCTACGTCACCGGCCTTCCCGGTCCCACCATGTCCCGCAAGCAACCGTGGCTCGACACACTGCGGGCCGAACGCGATCGGGGGCTTTACCAGCATCGCGTGCACGTCTGGCGCAGCCCGTTGACGGATTATCTGCGGTACGAATGCGAGTGGGGTTACGCCTACAACGCCGAGGCGGGCGAAGAAATCCGCGTGATCGACACTGCCGAGCAGACCAAGCCCGCCGCCGTCATCGATGAGGACTTCTGGCTCATCAACGACACCCATGTGGCGAAAATGCACTACGACCCCGACGGCAGGTTTCTCGGCAGCACGATCGCCGAGCCTCCGGAGATCCAGCAGTACCGGGCTGCGCGGGACGCGGCCTGGGCTGCAGCGGTACCGTTCGTCGACTACTGGAACCGGCACCGCGAGTACTGGCGGAGTACCCACGCTATGTGA
- a CDS encoding glycoside hydrolase 5 family protein, with product MADPNRRSVLTGVAGAALAVSAAPPAAAAGPVRRRAFRLGVDYTPSTRWFHMWEDWREDDLRRDLDDIAALGLDHIRIMLLWPAFQPEPALVSGEKLDRLSRFLDLAGAAGLDVEVTVFNGHISARYWTPNWLQTTPKPVNWFTDPAALDAQRTLLTALAARIGNHPRFLGFDLSNEPYYYWDNYAGLFVTQAQADAWAHTLCETAESVAPGKAHTVGCDRAPWDDGSYFTRHGLADAGNVVAIHPWTSFSGTLKTDPLGAFATHNAERLIQVAQAYATDPARRVWIQEDGAAPTIHFSDATRPQYGEWLTRSIRNAASCAHTLGFTWWCSHDVNPALVPNLNPLEYDLGLYTNDRKLKPAGQALKALVAEFDRTPPEPEPRTTAIVVPDLFPTWGNDRFFKLAAEGKRAAFVLWSRASDTNYLKQRGITELIQL from the coding sequence GTGGCGGATCCCAACCGGCGGTCGGTGCTCACGGGGGTCGCGGGCGCGGCACTGGCGGTGTCAGCGGCTCCCCCGGCGGCGGCCGCGGGTCCGGTGCGGCGGCGGGCGTTCCGGCTGGGCGTCGACTACACGCCGTCGACACGCTGGTTCCACATGTGGGAGGACTGGCGCGAGGACGACCTGCGCCGCGACCTCGACGACATCGCCGCGCTCGGGCTCGACCACATCCGGATCATGCTGCTCTGGCCGGCCTTCCAGCCGGAACCCGCGTTGGTGAGCGGGGAAAAGCTCGACCGGCTGAGCCGCTTCCTGGACCTGGCCGGCGCGGCCGGGCTGGACGTCGAGGTCACCGTGTTCAACGGCCACATCTCGGCCCGCTACTGGACACCGAACTGGCTGCAGACCACGCCGAAGCCGGTCAACTGGTTCACCGACCCGGCGGCCCTGGACGCGCAGCGCACGCTGCTGACGGCCCTGGCGGCGCGGATCGGGAACCATCCGCGGTTCCTCGGCTTCGACCTGTCGAACGAGCCGTACTACTACTGGGACAACTACGCCGGGCTGTTCGTCACCCAGGCGCAGGCCGACGCGTGGGCGCACACCCTGTGCGAGACAGCCGAAAGCGTCGCTCCCGGCAAGGCGCACACGGTCGGCTGCGACCGCGCGCCGTGGGACGACGGCAGCTACTTCACCCGCCACGGGCTGGCGGACGCGGGGAACGTGGTGGCGATCCACCCGTGGACGTCGTTCTCCGGCACGCTGAAGACGGACCCGCTCGGCGCGTTCGCCACGCACAACGCGGAACGGCTGATCCAGGTGGCGCAGGCGTACGCGACGGACCCGGCGCGCCGGGTCTGGATCCAGGAGGACGGCGCGGCGCCGACGATCCACTTCAGCGACGCGACCCGCCCGCAGTACGGCGAATGGCTGACCCGCTCGATCCGCAACGCCGCTTCCTGCGCCCACACGCTCGGCTTCACCTGGTGGTGCTCCCACGACGTGAATCCCGCGCTGGTCCCGAACCTCAACCCGCTGGAGTACGACCTGGGGCTGTACACGAACGACCGCAAGCTGAAGCCCGCCGGTCAGGCGCTGAAGGCCCTGGTGGCGGAGTTCGACCGGACCCCGCCGGAACCCGAGCCGCGTACGACGGCGATCGTGGTGCCGGACCTCTTCCCGACGTGGGGCAACGACCGGTTCTTCAAGCTGGCGGCCGAGGGGAAGCGGGCGGCGTTCGTGCTGTGGAGCCGCGCTTCGGACACGAACTACCTCAAGCAGCGAGGCATCACCGAACTCATCCAGCTGTGA
- a CDS encoding alpha/beta hydrolase codes for MRRRRTRLLAALLALASAAGCAAGPSVRPALVENDGKTTGSTPSAAPGVPLPPLAEPQSPTLKWADCDDDTRQRIGTPGVPDSLHFTCARVTTPLDAPGEPRRSVMRLLALKVGSGPVPLVVVNDVDGDPGTVYAARLAATLPPAFLEKFSLIGLDRRGTGLSGAAQCVPADTRPRLIDADPAEGGLQDVLDAARKAGQQCAIELDDAQTALDSWRGAGDLDELRKQLGMDRLDAIGHGDGSKVLSEYAVRFPAQVGRMVFDGVPDPGADTAAVLDAVAAGAQSTWDAFAADCAARHCTLGDPKAALAALPAQLRHTLTTTGDGVRFGPGIAMFAVYSGLSQRSRWPELADAIAAAGTGNVSPLAAFAAPVLHDTRAQPSRLDAAIATRCNDSQTRLSADQLDQVAAGMRAKYPQFGTVIAQQLAWCGPWPVRTEPLPPSGAPGTPPILVTATAADPVTPQVGSTRAADQMPSAVTITWQGAGHGALGISPCVTEAARAFLLDGKIPADGTLCPA; via the coding sequence GTGCGCCGCCGCCGTACCCGTCTCCTGGCCGCGCTGCTCGCCCTGGCCTCCGCCGCGGGCTGCGCCGCGGGGCCGTCGGTCCGCCCGGCGCTGGTCGAGAACGACGGGAAGACGACCGGCAGCACGCCTTCCGCGGCGCCAGGGGTGCCCTTGCCGCCGCTGGCCGAACCGCAGTCGCCGACGCTGAAGTGGGCCGACTGCGACGACGACACCCGCCAGCGGATCGGCACCCCCGGCGTCCCGGACAGCCTGCACTTCACGTGCGCCCGCGTCACCACGCCGCTCGATGCCCCCGGCGAGCCGCGGCGCTCGGTGATGCGGCTGCTGGCGCTGAAGGTCGGCAGCGGCCCGGTGCCGCTGGTCGTGGTGAACGACGTCGACGGCGACCCGGGCACGGTGTACGCCGCGCGGCTGGCCGCCACGCTGCCGCCGGCGTTCCTGGAGAAGTTCTCGCTGATCGGCCTGGACCGGCGCGGCACCGGGCTCTCCGGCGCCGCCCAGTGCGTCCCCGCCGACACCCGGCCCCGCCTCATCGACGCCGACCCGGCGGAAGGCGGCCTGCAGGACGTCCTGGACGCCGCCCGCAAGGCCGGCCAGCAATGCGCCATCGAACTCGACGACGCCCAGACCGCGCTGGACAGCTGGCGCGGCGCCGGCGACCTCGACGAGCTGCGCAAGCAGCTGGGCATGGACCGGCTCGACGCGATCGGCCACGGCGACGGCTCCAAGGTCCTGTCGGAGTACGCGGTGCGCTTCCCCGCCCAGGTCGGGCGCATGGTGTTCGACGGCGTCCCCGACCCGGGCGCGGACACGGCCGCGGTCCTCGACGCCGTCGCCGCCGGCGCCCAGTCCACCTGGGACGCTTTCGCCGCGGACTGCGCGGCCCGCCACTGCACGCTCGGCGACCCGAAAGCCGCACTGGCCGCCCTCCCCGCCCAGCTCCGGCACACGCTGACCACGACAGGAGACGGCGTCCGCTTCGGCCCGGGGATCGCGATGTTCGCCGTCTACTCGGGACTCTCGCAGCGGTCGCGGTGGCCGGAGCTGGCCGACGCGATCGCCGCGGCCGGCACGGGCAACGTCAGCCCGCTCGCCGCGTTCGCCGCGCCGGTGCTGCACGACACGCGCGCCCAGCCGTCGCGGCTCGACGCGGCCATCGCGACCCGCTGCAACGACAGCCAGACGCGGCTCTCGGCCGACCAGCTCGACCAGGTCGCGGCCGGGATGCGCGCCAAGTACCCGCAGTTCGGCACGGTCATCGCCCAGCAGCTGGCCTGGTGCGGCCCGTGGCCGGTGCGCACCGAACCGCTGCCGCCGTCGGGCGCGCCGGGCACCCCGCCGATCCTGGTCACGGCGACCGCGGCCGACCCGGTCACGCCCCAGGTGGGCAGCACCCGCGCCGCCGACCAGATGCCCTCGGCGGTCACGATCACCTGGCAGGGCGCGGGCCACGGCGCGCTCGGCATCTCCCCCTGCGTCACCGAAGCGGCCCGCGCCTTCCTGCTGGACGGCAAGATCCCAGCCGACGGCACCCTCTGCCCCGCCTGA